In Streptomyces ambofaciens ATCC 23877, a single genomic region encodes these proteins:
- a CDS encoding response regulator, whose amino-acid sequence MTTVLIADDQPLQRFGFRMLLESQDDMTVLGEAANGTEAARLTAELRPDVVLMDVRMPGLDGIEATRRIVAGGGRTRVLILTTFDLDEYAYAGLRAGASGFLVKDAQPEELLSGVRAVATGDAVVAPSLTRRLLDAYVHHLPASTAPDGAPDPRLAALTDRESEILRVMGQGWTNTEIAERLHLAESTVKTHVGRILAKTGSRDRVQAVILAYDTRLVSPT is encoded by the coding sequence GTGACCACCGTCCTCATAGCCGACGACCAGCCCCTCCAGCGTTTCGGTTTCCGGATGCTCCTGGAGAGCCAGGACGACATGACGGTCCTGGGGGAGGCCGCCAACGGTACCGAAGCCGCCCGGTTGACCGCCGAACTGCGCCCCGACGTCGTCCTCATGGACGTCCGCATGCCGGGCCTGGACGGTATCGAGGCAACCCGCCGCATCGTCGCCGGCGGCGGGCGCACCCGGGTCCTCATCCTCACGACCTTCGACCTCGACGAGTACGCCTACGCCGGGTTGCGCGCCGGTGCCTCCGGTTTCCTGGTGAAGGACGCCCAGCCCGAGGAGCTGCTCTCCGGTGTCCGGGCGGTGGCGACGGGCGACGCCGTGGTGGCTCCGAGCCTGACGCGCCGTCTCCTGGACGCCTACGTCCACCACTTGCCGGCGTCCACGGCCCCGGACGGCGCCCCCGACCCGCGTCTGGCCGCTCTCACCGACCGCGAGAGCGAGATCCTCAGAGTCATGGGACAGGGCTGGACCAACACGGAGATAGCGGAGCGCCTGCACCTGGCGGAATCGACGGTGAAGACCCACGTGGGCCGCATCCTCGCCAAGACCGGTTCGCGCGACCGCGTCCAGGCCGTGATCCTGGCCTACGACACACGACTGGTGTCCCCGACCTGA
- a CDS encoding ATP-binding SpoIIE family protein phosphatase produces the protein MNFTRWSARLPGTQRRAAARTDTTVSPDRRGDGSVPAARAEQLTDEAPPVPAVDDLPVRDVLDRVPALVALVHGPDHRLAYVNDAYVTAFGTRPVGQRAHEALPELDELGLFPLLDQVQRSGRPRTLKSRKAPDGRSYTFTCAPVTEDDTGGDRGVLVFATDVTDHAEAAARLRASERRQRETAVTLQRSLLPQELEEPDDLRVAATYHPGGTEAAVGGDWYDVITLGGGRTALVIGDVMGRGVRAAAVMGQLRTAVRAYARLDLPPHEVLQLLDGLAAEIDANQIATCVYAIHDPNEGRLVYASAGHLPILVRDQSGTVERADEPTGPPLGTGGWMHTSGSIPLAPGSTAVLYTDGLVERRNEDLDEGIAALERALSGATGTPQVVCDRLVRSAGVTPDHDDDVAVLVLQHPARKGAEAERFRNAALELLGGVEAAPRARAFASGVLASWRFPTDLHDLGVLATSELVANSLQHGTPPMRLRLRRTDRRLIIEVTDGDDHLPRRRRAEPGDESGRGIAIVATIASNWGSRRTPGGGKAVWCEFVLPKP, from the coding sequence GTGAACTTCACGCGCTGGAGCGCCCGTCTCCCCGGAACGCAGCGCCGCGCCGCAGCGCGGACCGACACGACCGTCTCCCCGGACCGGCGGGGAGACGGCTCCGTACCCGCCGCCCGCGCCGAACAGCTGACCGACGAGGCCCCGCCCGTCCCCGCCGTCGACGACCTCCCCGTGCGCGACGTCCTCGACCGCGTCCCGGCCCTCGTCGCCCTCGTCCACGGCCCCGACCACCGCCTCGCGTACGTCAACGACGCCTACGTCACGGCCTTCGGCACCCGTCCCGTGGGCCAACGGGCCCACGAGGCGCTCCCCGAACTCGACGAACTCGGCCTCTTCCCGCTCCTGGACCAGGTCCAGCGCAGCGGCAGACCCCGCACCCTCAAGTCCCGCAAGGCACCCGACGGCCGCTCCTACACCTTCACCTGCGCCCCGGTCACCGAGGACGACACCGGCGGCGACCGCGGCGTACTCGTCTTCGCGACCGACGTCACCGACCACGCCGAGGCCGCCGCCCGCCTGCGCGCGAGCGAACGCCGGCAGCGGGAGACCGCCGTCACCCTCCAGCGCTCCCTGCTCCCCCAGGAGCTGGAGGAGCCCGACGACCTGCGTGTCGCCGCCACCTACCACCCCGGCGGCACCGAGGCCGCGGTCGGCGGCGACTGGTACGACGTGATCACCCTCGGCGGCGGCCGCACCGCCCTGGTCATCGGCGACGTCATGGGCCGCGGCGTCCGCGCGGCGGCCGTCATGGGCCAGCTCCGTACGGCGGTCAGGGCCTACGCCCGCCTCGACCTGCCCCCGCACGAGGTGCTCCAGCTCCTCGACGGCCTCGCCGCCGAGATCGACGCCAACCAGATCGCCACCTGCGTCTACGCCATCCACGACCCCAACGAGGGCCGGCTGGTCTACGCGTCCGCCGGGCACCTGCCGATCCTGGTCCGCGACCAGAGCGGCACCGTCGAGCGCGCCGACGAACCCACCGGCCCGCCGCTCGGCACCGGCGGCTGGATGCACACGTCCGGCTCGATCCCCCTGGCCCCCGGCTCCACGGCCGTCCTCTACACCGACGGCCTGGTCGAGCGCCGCAACGAGGACCTCGACGAGGGCATCGCCGCCCTGGAACGGGCGCTGTCCGGCGCGACCGGCACCCCCCAGGTGGTCTGCGACCGCCTGGTCCGCTCGGCGGGCGTCACCCCGGACCACGACGACGACGTGGCCGTCCTCGTCCTCCAGCATCCCGCCCGCAAGGGCGCGGAGGCCGAGCGCTTCCGCAACGCCGCCCTGGAACTGCTCGGCGGGGTGGAGGCGGCCCCCCGCGCGCGTGCCTTCGCCTCCGGCGTCCTCGCCAGCTGGCGGTTCCCCACCGACCTGCACGACCTGGGCGTCCTGGCGACCAGCGAACTGGTCGCCAACTCCCTCCAGCACGGCACACCCCCCATGCGGCTGCGGCTGCGCCGTACCGACCGCCGTCTGATCATCGAGGTCACCGACGGCGACGACCACCTCCCCAGACGCCGCCGCGCGGAGCCCGGGGACGAGTCCGGCCGGGGCATCGCCATCGTGGCGACGATCGCCTCCAACTGGGGGTCCAGGCGCACGCCCGGGGGCGGCAAGGCGGTCTGGTGCGAGTTCGTCCTGCCGAAGCCGTGA
- a CDS encoding MarR family winged helix-turn-helix transcriptional regulator has protein sequence MGDTSGAGEPTLEEQIAAYQREFQDLDPQVEKIVSALSRLNRRMNVAYGRQTAELGISNTDWEVLKALVLSGAPYRLGPGDLAKRLGLTPAAMTHRIDRMVTEGLVTRERDETNRVRVIVELTSEGRGKWLEAMRLASVFEEDLLQDLSADDRTALGEVLTRLLRRVEHAQPDAGGRLSDLD, from the coding sequence ATGGGCGACACCTCCGGCGCCGGCGAGCCGACACTCGAAGAGCAGATCGCCGCCTACCAGCGCGAGTTCCAGGACCTCGACCCCCAGGTCGAGAAGATCGTCTCGGCGCTCTCCCGCCTGAACCGCCGTATGAACGTCGCGTACGGCCGTCAGACCGCTGAGCTCGGCATCAGCAACACCGACTGGGAGGTACTGAAGGCGCTCGTCCTGTCCGGCGCCCCCTACCGCCTGGGCCCCGGCGACCTCGCCAAGCGGCTCGGACTGACGCCGGCCGCGATGACCCACCGCATCGACCGCATGGTGACGGAGGGGCTGGTCACCCGGGAGCGTGACGAGACCAACCGGGTCCGCGTCATCGTGGAGCTGACGTCCGAGGGAAGGGGGAAGTGGCTGGAAGCCATGCGCCTCGCCTCCGTCTTCGAGGAAGACCTGCTCCAGGACCTCTCCGCGGACGACCGGACCGCGCTCGGCGAGGTCCTCACCCGTCTGCTGCGCAGGGTGGAACACGCTCAGCCCGACGCCGGCGGCCGGCTCAGCGACCTCGATTAA
- a CDS encoding MDR family MFS transporter has product MGAAMRRIHVGNALSAFGLGFTVPYLYVYVAQVRGLGSVTAGLVLAVFAVAALIVLPFAGRAIVRRGPLPVLLVALVTAALGALCLGLSASAATVLLSAAALGAGQAVMQPALATMIVDCSTAETRSRAFAMQFFLQNLGLGVGGLIGGHLVDTTSASSFTLLFAIEAAMFLLLVAVMVTVRTPRSPRMEEAPGQSGGGWKQLLGNRAMVQLCVLGFVLFFACYGQFESGLSAYGVEAAGITTSALGTALAANTLMIVVAQFAVLRFVERRKRSRVIAAVGLIWAVAWAVAGYAGLGHGSQTMATAAFISTYALFGLGEAMLSPTLAPLVADLAPTGLAGQYNSAFALVKQLALAIGPAVGGPLGASLHAPYIVAFLLFSLGITVLAVRLGRELTDVQNQPSLARSRVVTQGGAPADAVAAAEA; this is encoded by the coding sequence ATGGGCGCAGCGATGCGCCGGATTCATGTGGGCAACGCACTCAGCGCGTTCGGGCTCGGCTTCACAGTCCCCTACCTGTACGTCTACGTGGCGCAGGTACGGGGACTGGGTTCTGTGACGGCGGGTCTCGTACTCGCCGTCTTCGCCGTGGCCGCGCTGATCGTGCTGCCGTTCGCCGGACGGGCCATCGTCCGGCGGGGCCCGCTACCGGTACTGCTCGTCGCCCTGGTCACGGCCGCGCTCGGTGCACTGTGCCTGGGGCTGTCGGCCTCGGCGGCGACGGTGCTGCTCTCCGCTGCCGCGCTGGGTGCGGGGCAGGCCGTGATGCAGCCCGCGCTCGCGACGATGATCGTGGACTGCTCCACCGCGGAGACCCGGTCACGGGCTTTCGCGATGCAGTTCTTCCTGCAGAACCTGGGACTCGGCGTCGGCGGACTCATCGGCGGTCACCTGGTCGACACCACGAGCGCCTCGTCGTTCACCCTGCTGTTCGCGATCGAGGCGGCGATGTTCCTGCTGCTGGTCGCGGTGATGGTGACGGTGCGGACGCCGCGCTCCCCCCGTATGGAGGAGGCCCCGGGGCAGTCGGGCGGCGGTTGGAAGCAGCTGCTGGGGAACCGCGCCATGGTGCAACTGTGCGTCCTGGGCTTCGTGCTCTTCTTCGCCTGCTACGGGCAGTTCGAGTCGGGGCTGAGCGCGTACGGCGTCGAAGCGGCCGGCATCACCACGTCCGCGCTGGGGACCGCGCTGGCGGCCAACACCCTGATGATCGTCGTCGCGCAGTTCGCGGTGCTGAGGTTCGTGGAGCGTCGCAAGCGGTCCCGTGTGATCGCGGCCGTGGGCCTGATCTGGGCCGTGGCGTGGGCGGTGGCCGGGTACGCCGGTCTCGGACACGGGAGCCAGACGATGGCGACGGCCGCCTTCATCTCGACGTACGCGCTCTTCGGGCTGGGTGAGGCGATGCTGTCGCCGACGCTGGCGCCGCTGGTGGCGGATCTCGCGCCGACCGGGCTGGCCGGGCAGTACAACTCCGCCTTCGCCCTGGTGAAGCAGCTCGCGCTGGCCATCGGACCGGCCGTCGGTGGGCCTCTCGGGGCCTCGCTGCACGCGCCGTACATCGTGGCGTTCCTGTTGTTCTCGCTGGGCATCACCGTGCTGGCGGTGCGGCTGGGGCGGGAGCTGACGGACGTCCAGAACCAGCCGTCGCTGGCCAGGAGCCGGGTGGTGACGCAGGGCGGGGCCCCTGCCGACGCGGTGGCCGCCGCGGAGGCGTGA
- a CDS encoding sensor histidine kinase translates to MEPVEPLPLDRAAEPLTEYVQRVTRRVRAFDRRRPLVWDLLLTGFWVLAALIDAAGGWRNVAHDPDVPAALVLALSLALTVPLLWRRAHPGAALLVSMPAALVSSWSGAALQAALLQLLLVHHIALRLPLRTLWWAVALVTAPTCVAVARYGDSAGSWNQQLGSHLLSVGVAVLIGVTVRTRRDYTEVLEDRARRLETERDQQLRLAAAAERARIAREMHDIIGHNLSVITGLADGGRYAAAKSPERAAQALDAIGTTSRQALGELRRLLDVLRDEDRTDRAELAPQPALTDLDRLLTGVRGAGLPVRTTVQGRATLPEGRQLTVYRVIQEALTNTLKHAGPDATAHIDLSYEAGGAVALTVTDTGRGGPPPAASEGRGLPGMRERTSLYGGTLEAGPRPRPERGWRVHLRLPEESAQ, encoded by the coding sequence ATGGAGCCCGTGGAACCCCTGCCGCTGGACCGAGCGGCGGAACCCCTCACCGAGTACGTGCAGCGCGTCACCCGCCGGGTACGCGCCTTCGACCGGCGTCGGCCCCTCGTGTGGGACCTGCTCCTCACCGGCTTCTGGGTACTGGCCGCCCTGATCGACGCCGCCGGCGGCTGGCGCAACGTCGCCCACGACCCCGACGTGCCCGCCGCCCTCGTCCTCGCCCTGAGCCTCGCCCTGACCGTCCCCCTCCTCTGGCGGCGCGCTCACCCCGGGGCCGCCCTCCTCGTCTCGATGCCCGCGGCACTGGTGAGCAGCTGGTCCGGCGCGGCCCTGCAGGCGGCCCTGCTCCAGCTGCTCCTCGTCCACCACATCGCGCTGCGGCTGCCGTTGCGCACACTCTGGTGGGCCGTGGCCCTCGTGACGGCCCCGACCTGCGTCGCGGTGGCCCGCTACGGGGACAGCGCGGGCTCCTGGAACCAGCAGCTCGGCTCGCACCTCCTGTCCGTCGGCGTGGCGGTGCTCATCGGCGTCACCGTCCGCACGCGGCGCGACTACACCGAGGTCCTGGAGGACCGCGCCCGCCGCCTGGAGACCGAGCGTGACCAGCAGCTGCGGCTCGCCGCCGCCGCGGAACGCGCCCGCATCGCCCGGGAGATGCACGACATCATCGGCCACAACCTCTCCGTCATCACCGGCCTCGCCGACGGCGGCCGCTACGCCGCCGCCAAGTCCCCCGAGCGCGCCGCCCAGGCCCTGGACGCCATCGGCACCACCAGCCGCCAGGCCCTGGGCGAACTGCGCCGACTGCTGGACGTCCTGCGCGACGAGGACCGCACGGACCGGGCCGAGCTGGCTCCCCAGCCCGCACTCACCGACCTCGACCGCCTCCTCACCGGCGTACGCGGCGCGGGCCTCCCCGTGCGTACCACCGTCCAGGGCCGGGCCACCCTCCCCGAGGGCCGCCAGCTCACGGTCTACCGCGTCATCCAGGAGGCGCTCACCAACACCCTCAAGCACGCCGGTCCCGACGCCACCGCACACATCGACCTCTCCTACGAGGCCGGCGGCGCCGTCGCCCTCACCGTCACGGACACCGGCCGCGGCGGCCCGCCCCCCGCCGCGTCAGAAGGCCGGGGGCTGCCGGGAATGCGGGAGCGCACGTCCTTGTACGGCGGCACACTCGAGGCCGGCCCACGACCACGCCCCGAGCGGGGCTGGCGCGTCCATCTGCGTCTCCCGGAGGAATCCGCCCAGTGA